Within the Myxococcales bacterium genome, the region GAATCTCGAACTCGACGCAGATACGAGAAAACCAAGGAGCATCGTAAGGACGAAAATATTGCACGGATTGAAGCCATCGACGAGCCCTATGATGAAGGTAAAAAGCGGCAGTGGGAGTTCCATCCCCATTCTTTCCAGGGCATCCATCGGAATATATTTGGCGATGGCAAAAAATGCGGCTACGACCAGAAATGAGATCGCCGCGATCACCCAGTTAACCTTCGCATGATGCATCGTCTCCGACTTCTTGTTCATTTCTTGACTCCTCCTGAAAGTATTTTATCGTATTTGGCTGCATCACCGCCGCCTACGTACGCCTTGCAATCGTAGATAAGCGCTGGAACGTATTGCACGGATATGCCGGCACCGGAAAGAATGTCCTGCCCCTCTTCGGTCGTGGTATCGACGTGCTCGTAGATATCCTGCAGTTTTTTGTCGGCTATTATTTTTTCAACGATAGGAAGGGCCCTTTTGCAATGCGGACAATATTTAGAGGTAATGAAGATCAGTCGCCCATCGAGCTGCCTGAGACTGCAATCGGCGATCTCGCCATCCGTGCCTATGACTATATCCTCAAAGTGATAAGGGTTCTCTTTTACTTCGAAGGACTTTACCTCTTTCGCCTCTCGTTTATCGGAACATGAAAAGACAAAGGAAAGCCCAAAAACGACCGCAATAATTAAAGTAACAGGCATTTTTTTCATATAAATCTCCTTTTTGCGGGCGCAGTCTTACAGATTTCATCAAAAAAATCATCAAAAATCAGAAGGAATCCACATCTAAACGGCTGCCGGCGACGTAGACCCGCTCGATCGCCCTTCCGTCACCGCGGTACATGAGCAGGGATAAAAGCTCGTCAGTATCCATACCTGCAAGGCTGTAGTTGCGATCTATTCCGTTTATATCGAGGATTGAAAAATCGGCATACTTGCCAGGTTGAAAATTTCCAACGTCGGCCTCCATCGACATCACCTTCGCCCCTGCCAAGGTAGCCAGATAAAATGCCTTTTGTGGAGAAATGGAAGAATCGGGCTGAGTATAATCGGCATGCCTCATCTCGATAAAGAGTGACATCGCGGTTCCCGCCCCTACATCGGTCGCAAGCGAATAATCTATTCCAGCAGCCTCTATCCTTGATACGGACATCCTTCCGCTCTTCAAAAAGAAGTTCGAGGTGGGACAATGCGCCACCTTCGTACCAGACTTGCCAAGCCTTCGCATCTCATCGTCGCTAAGATAAATCGCGTGGGCAAGAATGGTCTTTGCACCCAAGACATCCGCATCCTCCATAAATTCAACATAGTCGCGATAATTCGGATGCATCTCCCTCACCTTCGCATTCTCCTCCAGAGTCTCAGCGATGTGGCTCTGGATATAGGCCCCGCTTTGTCTTGCGAGGCGCCCCACTCCCCTCCACAGTTCCATCGAACAGGTCGGGACAAAGCGAGGCGTAAATGCGTACGCAAGACGACCACCAGCTGCACCATGCCACTTCGCACAGAGGCGCTCGCTCGCCGCCAGCGATTCCAAGGTCTTCTCAGCGAGGCCCTTCGGAGAATTGACATCCATCATAACCTTCCCGATGAAGCATCGCGTCCCAGCCGCTGCTGCGGTCTGAAAACAGATGTCGGTAGCCTCCTCATGGACAGTCGAATAAAGCCCCGAACAGGTAATGCCGTTCAATATCTGTTTTTTGAAGAATCTCCTCGAAACATCGCGGGCGATCTTCGGATCGGCAAAGGCAAGCTCCGCCGGAAAAATATATTTCTGAAGCCAATCGAGAAGCGTAGCACCGTGCTTTCCGCGCTCATCAAGCTGCGGGATATGGCTGTGGACATCGATCAACCCAGGGATTATGAGCCTTCCCCGGAGATCTTCCACATTCTGCGCAGAAACGGAGTCAACGGCTCCGCAGTACGATATTCTTCCATCATCCTCCACAACGAGCAGGCCATCCCGGATATCCTCGACGCTATCCGGACCGATGGAGTGCAGAATCCGCCCCCTATATTGCCTCATCGGCATCCTCCGCTGAATTTGAATCCCGTACATCGAATACATCATCGACCGGATCTCCGGCGATTTTGTACGAAGCGCTCGCCCAGTTACCGAGGTCGAGAAGTTTGCACCTGGAGGAACAAAAGGGCCAAAATGCATTCGCATCCTTGGCGATCTTTTTTCCGCAATTCCTGCAGAGATATCCTCTGGTTTCCATATCTGATCTCTCTATCCAATTTGCGGCGTTATGACAAGGGGGAGCAGGTAATCTGCATAATGAAAAAGGGGCTCCCGGAATCCCTCACTAAGCTTCTTTTCCGTCATTCAGATGGGCAGTGTTTGATTGCTACGGTTTTGATGGGGTTCCCCTAAAGGAGACATTGGCGCGTTAACGAGACCGACCGTATTCGGAAGTCAAAAATCAGATCGCTTTCCTGATTTGGAGGCCGACAACGGAGGACATCCAAATCAGCTGAAAGCGACTGATTTGTGACGACGGATAGGGAGGCGAAGTGCGCTTAGTCGACGAAGGGGGAACCCCATCAAAACCGTAGCGAATGTAAGGCCTTATTAAAACTCGTTTGTAGAACTGCTTGATAAGATATTGATTTGTACAGTTTAACTATTGCCATTTCAAACAGCGCTGCTACCTTTCCAGCCGTTCAGGGAGGATTAAACATGGATATCGACGCAAAGGCCATGGAATTAAAAAAAGCCGGAATAGCCTTTTGCATCGCCACCGTCGTCAGAGTCGAGGGCTCTGCCCCGAGGCACGCCGGATCAAAGATGATAGTAGCTGCCGATGGAAATATTTTCGGCACCGTAGGCGGAGGAGGGGTGGAACATCAGGCGATAGAAGATGCAAAATATCTCCTGAAAACGAAAACAGCCGAGTGCGTATCATACGATCTCACCGGGGATGGGATTCAACCCTGCGGGGGAAGGGTCGAGATATTCTTCGAATCGGTGGCACCGTTATCGCACGTTGTAGTATTCGGCGCCGGCCACATAGCGGAAAAACTCTGTCCGATGCTGGTCGAAATGGACTTCGATCTCACTCTAGTCGATGAAAGAAGTGAAAGGCTCTCGCTTTCCACCTTCTCTTCGATAGAAAAGAAATCATCCCTGCTCCCCCTCGATTTTCTCTCATCCTTCCGGTTCGACGACGAAGTGTTCATGATATGTCTGACGCACAAACACATCCATGATGAGGCAATAGTGGAATACTGCCTCGACAAGCCATTCAAATATTTCGGGTTGATCAGCTCTAG harbors:
- a CDS encoding thioredoxin family protein gives rise to the protein MKKMPVTLIIAVVFGLSFVFSCSDKREAKEVKSFEVKENPYHFEDIVIGTDGEIADCSLRQLDGRLIFITSKYCPHCKRALPIVEKIIADKKLQDIYEHVDTTTEEGQDILSGAGISVQYVPALIYDCKAYVGGGDAAKYDKILSGGVKK
- the guaD gene encoding guanine deaminase, giving the protein MRQYRGRILHSIGPDSVEDIRDGLLVVEDDGRISYCGAVDSVSAQNVEDLRGRLIIPGLIDVHSHIPQLDERGKHGATLLDWLQKYIFPAELAFADPKIARDVSRRFFKKQILNGITCSGLYSTVHEEATDICFQTAAAAGTRCFIGKVMMDVNSPKGLAEKTLESLAASERLCAKWHGAAGGRLAYAFTPRFVPTCSMELWRGVGRLARQSGAYIQSHIAETLEENAKVREMHPNYRDYVEFMEDADVLGAKTILAHAIYLSDDEMRRLGKSGTKVAHCPTSNFFLKSGRMSVSRIEAAGIDYSLATDVGAGTAMSLFIEMRHADYTQPDSSISPQKAFYLATLAGAKVMSMEADVGNFQPGKYADFSILDINGIDRNYSLAGMDTDELLSLLMYRGDGRAIERVYVAGSRLDVDSF
- a CDS encoding DNA gyrase inhibitor YacG, which encodes METRGYLCRNCGKKIAKDANAFWPFCSSRCKLLDLGNWASASYKIAGDPVDDVFDVRDSNSAEDADEAI
- the xdhC gene encoding xanthine dehydrogenase accessory protein XdhC; translation: MDIDAKAMELKKAGIAFCIATVVRVEGSAPRHAGSKMIVAADGNIFGTVGGGGVEHQAIEDAKYLLKTKTAECVSYDLTGDGIQPCGGRVEIFFESVAPLSHVVVFGAGHIAEKLCPMLVEMDFDLTLVDERSERLSLSTFSSIEKKSSLLPLDFLSSFRFDDEVFMICLTHKHIHDEAIVEYCLDKPFKYFGLISSRKKWALFCQRYREKGFSDDQMRRISTPIGLDIGAETPFEIAVAIAAEIIQFRTKPEDFKARVARFK